From the genome of Nitrosarchaeum sp., one region includes:
- a CDS encoding thioredoxin domain-containing protein, with translation MAKNHLIHETSPYLLQHAENPVDWYAWNDESLKKAKDENKPIFLSVGYSACHWCHVMAHESFENEEVAKFMNENFVNIKVDREERPDLDDIYQKVCQIATGQGGWPLSIFLTPDQKPFYVGTYFPVLDSYGRPGFGSITRQLAQAWKEKQKDIEKSADNFLSALQKAETVKIPSKLEKIILDEAAMNLFQLGDSAYGGFGSAPKFPNAANVSFLFRYAKLTGLSKFNEFALKTLNKMAKGGIFDQIGGGFHRYSTDAKWLAPHFEKMLYDNALIPVNYAEAYQITQDPFYLEVLHKTLGFVLREMTSKEGGFYSAYDADSEGVEGKFYVWKKSEIKEILGDDAEIFCLYYDVTDGGNWEGNSILCNNINISAVAFHFGMPEEKIKEILVRCSEKLLNVRSKRVPPGLDDKILTSWNALMITAFAKGYRVTGEAKYLNAAKNCVSFIETKLLDDTKLLRTYKNNVAKIDGYLEDYSYFANALLDVFEIEPEAKYLNLAVKLGHHLVDHFWDSESSSFFMTSDDHEKLIIRPKSNYDLSLPSGNSVSCFVMLRLYHLTQEEKFLKIATQIMESQAQIAAENPFGFGYLLNTIYTFMQHPIEITIINSENSEICNFLYSKFLPESIMVSINNKSQLENLSTFPFFAGKSYNDKTSVFVCKNFTCSLPLETISDIKSNL, from the coding sequence ATGGCAAAAAATCATCTAATTCATGAAACCAGTCCATATCTATTACAACATGCCGAAAACCCAGTTGATTGGTATGCTTGGAATGACGAATCTCTAAAAAAAGCTAAAGATGAAAACAAACCTATCTTTCTTAGTGTAGGGTATAGTGCTTGTCATTGGTGTCATGTGATGGCACACGAATCATTTGAAAACGAAGAAGTTGCAAAATTCATGAATGAAAATTTTGTAAACATCAAAGTTGACAGAGAAGAAAGACCAGACCTTGATGATATCTATCAAAAAGTTTGTCAGATAGCAACCGGTCAGGGTGGATGGCCTCTTAGTATTTTTCTAACTCCTGATCAAAAGCCGTTTTACGTTGGAACTTATTTTCCAGTTTTGGACTCTTACGGTCGTCCAGGTTTTGGAAGTATTACACGACAACTAGCACAAGCTTGGAAAGAAAAACAAAAAGACATTGAAAAGTCCGCTGATAATTTTCTATCTGCATTACAAAAAGCAGAGACTGTAAAAATTCCCTCTAAACTAGAAAAAATTATTCTTGATGAAGCTGCAATGAATTTATTTCAACTCGGAGACTCAGCATATGGTGGATTTGGTTCTGCACCAAAATTTCCAAATGCGGCTAATGTTTCATTTTTGTTCAGATATGCAAAACTTACAGGACTATCAAAATTTAATGAATTTGCGCTCAAAACTCTAAATAAAATGGCCAAAGGTGGCATCTTTGACCAGATAGGTGGAGGATTTCATAGATACTCTACTGATGCAAAATGGCTCGCTCCTCATTTTGAGAAGATGCTTTACGATAATGCCTTAATCCCAGTAAATTATGCTGAAGCCTATCAGATTACCCAGGACCCATTCTATCTTGAAGTTCTTCACAAGACTTTGGGATTTGTTCTAAGAGAAATGACTTCAAAAGAAGGTGGATTTTATTCTGCATATGATGCTGATTCAGAAGGTGTAGAAGGAAAATTCTACGTATGGAAGAAAAGTGAGATAAAAGAGATCCTTGGTGATGACGCTGAGATATTTTGTTTGTACTATGATGTTACCGATGGCGGTAATTGGGAAGGAAACAGCATTTTGTGCAATAACATCAACATTTCTGCAGTCGCATTTCATTTTGGAATGCCTGAAGAAAAAATCAAAGAAATTCTTGTACGTTGCTCTGAAAAACTATTGAATGTTCGTTCCAAACGAGTTCCTCCTGGACTCGATGATAAAATACTCACTTCATGGAATGCATTGATGATCACAGCATTTGCTAAAGGATACCGTGTAACTGGAGAAGCAAAATATTTGAATGCAGCAAAAAACTGTGTTTCATTTATTGAAACAAAACTCCTTGATGATACTAAATTATTGCGAACTTACAAAAACAATGTGGCAAAAATAGATGGCTATTTAGAAGATTACTCTTATTTTGCAAACGCATTACTTGACGTCTTTGAGATTGAACCTGAAGCAAAATACCTGAATTTGGCAGTTAAATTAGGACACCATTTAGTTGACCACTTTTGGGATTCTGAGAGTAGCAGCTTTTTTATGACATCCGATGATCATGAAAAATTAATCATCCGACCAAAGAGCAATTATGATTTATCATTACCGTCTGGTAACTCAGTTTCATGTTTTGTAATGTTACGATTGTATCATCTTACACAAGAAGAAAAATTCTTAAAAATTGCAACTCAAATAATGGAATCTCAGGCTCAAATTGCAGCTGAAAACCCATTTGGTTTTGGCTATTTGCTAAATACAATTTACACTTTCATGCAACACCCAATTGAAATCACAATTATCAACTCTGAGAATTCCGAAATTTGTAATTTCCTTTACTCTAAATTTTTACCTGAATCAATTATGGTGTCAATTAACAATAAATCTCAACTAGAAAATCTATCTACATTCCCATTTTTTGCAGGTAAATCCTACAATGATAAAACATCTGTCTTTGTTTGCAAAAATTTTACTTGTTCGTTACCTTTAGAGACTATAAGTGATATAAAATCAAATCTTTAG
- a CDS encoding cation:proton antiporter: MVFEAILYLAVLIIAAKLFGELMHRINQPTIIGNVLAGIIVGPTLLAIVEPINAIELFTSIGVFFLFFLIGLQEIDLAGIFNVMKGRIFAGSAVAFLIPFFVAGFFGLSLDMNFTQAFAIGSVIAASSLGVTAKILSDLGKLKSTIGLEIFTVTAIVEFIAIIVTSVLIQVNSSDTPEVSEFFWLFAKMIIFFAVAGLLSVFILPRFFRMLKKQLKDQQIYFGIIIGVILLVAYFAEVSGIHGAIGALLLGIAVSRMAKDDYSEISKNIGVIGHGIFIPIFFAGIGLHFSLGFLNLDWWIIAVFIGIIIGVKFVSSYIAVRIAKMRPARTVAYGVMAKGAVDLALMLSLLQADILDNDLFSLLVFGTLLTMIISSIELQRKLKKIIHVKVGTVELGLMPIYFRRVVSDVPAIAVIETDFPKTTPLLTVKSFLSQNVISKKPYLVIDANDKLVGLVSKREIDRFHKKTYDAITIDDVMYKKVYTVSPDEFLYSVIQKMNSHPFDMIPVIDPVNERVIGIVTTHGIMNLLTETQKS, from the coding sequence TTGGTCTTTGAAGCAATTCTTTATCTTGCAGTGTTGATAATTGCTGCCAAATTATTTGGCGAACTAATGCATAGAATTAATCAGCCTACTATTATAGGAAATGTTCTTGCCGGAATTATCGTTGGGCCTACACTTTTAGCTATAGTTGAACCAATCAATGCAATTGAGCTTTTTACCTCAATCGGTGTGTTTTTCTTATTTTTCTTAATTGGTCTTCAGGAAATTGATTTAGCAGGAATATTCAATGTGATGAAAGGTAGAATTTTTGCTGGTTCTGCGGTAGCATTTTTAATTCCATTTTTTGTAGCAGGATTTTTTGGTCTCTCGCTAGACATGAATTTTACACAAGCCTTTGCTATAGGAAGTGTAATTGCTGCATCTAGTCTTGGCGTTACTGCAAAGATCCTCAGTGATCTTGGTAAGCTAAAATCTACAATAGGTCTTGAGATTTTCACAGTTACTGCAATTGTAGAATTTATTGCGATTATTGTTACAAGTGTATTAATCCAAGTAAATTCAAGTGATACTCCTGAAGTTTCAGAATTTTTCTGGTTGTTTGCAAAGATGATAATCTTTTTTGCAGTTGCAGGTCTACTTTCAGTTTTTATTTTGCCACGATTTTTCCGAATGTTAAAAAAACAGCTTAAAGATCAGCAAATTTATTTCGGTATTATAATAGGAGTAATTTTACTTGTAGCGTATTTTGCTGAGGTTAGTGGAATTCACGGTGCAATAGGTGCACTTCTTTTAGGAATTGCCGTTTCTCGAATGGCTAAAGATGATTATTCTGAAATTTCAAAAAATATCGGTGTTATTGGACATGGAATTTTCATTCCAATCTTTTTTGCAGGTATCGGTCTTCACTTTAGTCTTGGTTTTCTAAATCTAGATTGGTGGATTATTGCTGTGTTTATTGGAATCATAATTGGTGTGAAATTTGTAAGCTCGTACATTGCTGTTCGAATCGCAAAGATGCGTCCTGCTAGAACTGTAGCCTATGGTGTAATGGCAAAAGGTGCAGTAGATTTAGCCTTAATGTTGTCTTTGTTACAGGCTGACATCTTAGATAACGATCTTTTCTCACTTCTGGTATTTGGTACTCTTTTAACGATGATAATATCCAGCATCGAACTCCAACGAAAGTTAAAGAAAATAATTCATGTAAAAGTAGGAACCGTAGAACTTGGGTTGATGCCAATTTATTTTAGAAGAGTAGTATCTGATGTACCTGCAATTGCTGTTATTGAAACTGATTTTCCAAAGACAACTCCTCTGCTTACTGTAAAGTCATTTTTAAGCCAAAATGTTATTAGTAAAAAACCATATTTGGTAATTGATGCTAATGATAAACTTGTAGGACTAGTTTCAAAACGAGAAATTGATAGATTTCATAAAAAAACTTATGATGCAATTACTATTGATGATGTAATGTACAAAAAAGTTTATACCGTGTCACCTGACGAATTTTTGTATTCTGTAATACAAAAAATGAATTCACATCCTTTTGATATGATTCCTGTAATTGATCCTGTAAATGAACGTGTAATTGGAATTGTAACAACTCATGGAATAATGAATTTGTTAACTGAAACTCAGAAATCATAA
- a CDS encoding CbtB domain-containing protein: MSQSKEIIVSKSNVSILSIVILAIIFAFGLFLVGYDQGHLFSIVLGNQAFEDLYIHELTHDMRHAAGFPCH; this comes from the coding sequence ATGTCACAATCAAAAGAAATTATAGTTTCAAAATCTAATGTTTCTATTCTTTCAATTGTGATTTTGGCAATTATTTTTGCATTTGGATTATTCCTTGTAGGTTATGATCAAGGACATTTATTTAGCATTGTTTTAGGTAATCAAGCATTTGAAGATCTTTACATTCATGAATTAACTCACGACATGAGACATGCAGCAGGATTCCCGTGTCATTAA
- a CDS encoding proteinase inhibitor, whose protein sequence is MNKIIPIGIGCVAVGIIIMTMVFSGDTKPVPPVTQHDLRILIDQWMKNPDTDDRNQRLEIMKAYYTFEESGQRLSDDQEGRVMLNQIRKMVSFDIPKTELDQMKQEIRDELRQLGFKIES, encoded by the coding sequence GTGAACAAAATAATTCCTATCGGAATAGGATGTGTAGCTGTTGGCATTATTATTATGACGATGGTTTTTTCAGGAGATACAAAGCCTGTTCCTCCTGTAACACAACATGATTTACGAATACTAATTGATCAATGGATGAAAAACCCAGATACAGATGACAGAAATCAACGCCTGGAAATAATGAAGGCATATTATACTTTTGAAGAATCAGGTCAGAGATTATCAGACGACCAAGAAGGCAGAGTGATGTTAAACCAGATTAGAAAAATGGTTAGCTTTGATATTCCAAAAACAGAGCTTGATCAAATGAAACAGGAGATTCGTGATGAATTAAGACAGTTAGGATTTAAAATAGAATCCTGA
- a CDS encoding lysine 2,3-aminomutase: protein MQNQKSEWATNESPRIMSYTLANFRQLPQIQKLGEEKQFEMEVVGNVLPFKTNNYVVEQLIDWNNVPDDPMFVLTFPQRGMLIPEHYAKMEAALKKGDKKEIQNTANEIRLQLNPHPAGQMELNVPTLKDGTKLYGMQHKYKETCLFFPSQSQTCHAYCSFCFRWPQFVGMDELKFAMKEGEQLVQYLREHPEISDVLFTGGDPMIMKAKIFSTYINPLLEANLPNLRTIRIGTKALSYWPYKFLTEDDAEEMLDIFKRIVDKGIHLALMGHFNHVIELKTDAVKEAIKKVRATGAQIRTQSPILRHINDDSEMWAEMWKTQVQLGCIPYYMFVVRDTGAQHYFGIPLIEAQRIFRDAYKKVTGLARTVRGPSMSATPGKVQILGIAEYGGEKLMVLRFLQGRNPDWVQIPFLAKYDEKAIWLDDLKPATGDKFFFEDELNEKMKVIRNQDYPES from the coding sequence ATGCAAAATCAAAAATCAGAATGGGCTACGAACGAATCTCCACGCATTATGAGTTACACTTTAGCAAATTTTCGACAATTACCACAAATTCAAAAATTAGGTGAGGAAAAACAGTTTGAAATGGAAGTTGTGGGCAATGTGCTTCCATTTAAGACAAACAACTACGTCGTAGAACAACTAATTGACTGGAATAATGTTCCAGATGATCCAATGTTTGTTTTAACATTCCCACAGAGAGGAATGTTGATTCCTGAACATTATGCAAAAATGGAAGCAGCTCTAAAAAAAGGAGATAAAAAAGAAATTCAAAACACTGCAAATGAGATCAGATTGCAGTTAAATCCACATCCAGCAGGTCAAATGGAGTTAAACGTACCAACGCTAAAAGACGGAACTAAACTTTATGGAATGCAACACAAATACAAAGAGACTTGCCTGTTCTTCCCAAGTCAGAGTCAGACATGTCATGCATATTGTAGTTTTTGTTTTAGATGGCCACAATTTGTTGGAATGGATGAACTCAAATTTGCAATGAAAGAAGGAGAACAACTAGTACAGTATCTGCGAGAGCATCCGGAAATCTCAGATGTTTTGTTTACAGGAGGAGATCCAATGATCATGAAGGCAAAAATATTTTCAACGTACATCAATCCGCTTCTTGAAGCAAATCTACCAAATCTCAGAACAATACGAATTGGAACAAAAGCATTGTCATATTGGCCATACAAATTTCTAACAGAAGATGATGCAGAAGAAATGCTAGACATCTTCAAACGAATTGTAGATAAAGGGATTCATCTAGCATTGATGGGACATTTCAATCATGTTATAGAATTAAAAACAGATGCAGTAAAAGAGGCAATCAAAAAAGTACGAGCAACTGGAGCTCAAATTAGAACTCAATCGCCAATACTTCGTCATATCAATGATGATTCAGAGATGTGGGCCGAAATGTGGAAGACTCAAGTCCAGTTAGGATGTATTCCATACTACATGTTTGTTGTAAGAGATACTGGCGCACAGCATTATTTTGGAATACCATTGATAGAGGCTCAAAGAATATTCCGTGACGCTTACAAAAAAGTAACTGGACTTGCAAGAACTGTAAGAGGTCCAAGCATGTCTGCAACACCAGGAAAGGTTCAGATTCTTGGAATTGCAGAATATGGGGGAGAAAAGCTAATGGTGTTAAGATTCTTGCAAGGAAGAAATCCAGACTGGGTACAAATTCCATTTCTAGCAAAATATGATGAAAAAGCAATTTGGCTTGATGATCTAAAACCAGCAACGGGTGACAAGTTTTTCTTTGAAGATGAATTAAATGAAAAAATGAAAGTAATTAGAAATCAGGACTATCCTGAATCTTAG
- the glnA gene encoding type I glutamate--ammonia ligase, which translates to MNSKQVIEKIKEENISFIDFWFVDIFGELRSMGMPSYSLSEDDFNDGLEKLDASSILGFKSVNKSDMILKPDPSTFRILPPDYDPSRKNARIFCDLYEGNKAEETRFNRDSRGITAKAKGKLKEFGLTHSMWGPEIEFFVFDAINIYPSPYGATHSYGGSGYSIESKESPWAKGNASTAIDLKEGYYPSQPKDTLGSLRKDICDDLYRYFGIQVEAEHHEVATSGQSEINFKYGEMTEIADAVITIKNVVKVKAKKRNKVATFMSKPIFGDNASAMHTHQSIWNNDTNRMYDPNDSVAQLSQEGRYYIGGLLDHASALCAITNPTTNSYKRLVPNFEAPVNVCWGLGNRSAAIRVPMYLKNREKSKRIEYRVPDPTANIYLLEAALLLAGLDGIKNKKDPGDHVEENVYKLSAEKKRELNIGSLPTSLKEALDAFQSDMKFLEDVFTKDFLDAYTELKYKEYHAFAQTPTAWEVSMYTDA; encoded by the coding sequence ATGAATTCAAAACAAGTTATAGAAAAAATAAAAGAAGAAAATATTTCGTTTATTGATTTTTGGTTTGTAGATATTTTTGGAGAACTGCGTTCTATGGGAATGCCAAGTTATTCTCTTTCAGAAGACGATTTTAATGATGGATTGGAAAAACTTGATGCAAGTTCTATTCTTGGTTTCAAGTCAGTAAATAAATCAGACATGATCTTAAAACCAGATCCTTCTACATTTCGAATTTTACCACCAGATTATGATCCAAGCAGAAAAAATGCAAGAATATTTTGTGATCTTTATGAAGGAAATAAAGCAGAGGAGACACGCTTCAACAGAGATTCTCGTGGAATTACTGCAAAAGCAAAAGGGAAGCTAAAAGAATTTGGATTAACACATTCGATGTGGGGTCCAGAGATTGAATTTTTTGTATTTGATGCAATCAACATCTACCCTTCACCATATGGTGCAACTCACTCATATGGAGGTTCAGGCTATTCGATTGAATCAAAAGAGTCGCCATGGGCAAAAGGAAATGCAAGTACTGCAATTGATCTCAAAGAAGGGTACTATCCATCACAACCCAAAGATACGCTAGGTAGCCTCAGAAAAGACATTTGTGATGATTTGTATCGTTACTTTGGAATTCAAGTTGAAGCTGAACACCATGAAGTTGCAACATCAGGGCAGAGTGAGATTAATTTCAAATACGGTGAAATGACTGAAATTGCAGATGCAGTAATTACAATAAAAAATGTTGTTAAAGTAAAAGCCAAAAAAAGAAACAAGGTTGCCACGTTTATGTCAAAACCAATTTTTGGAGACAATGCATCTGCAATGCACACTCATCAAAGCATATGGAATAATGATACAAATAGAATGTATGATCCAAATGATAGTGTTGCACAGTTATCGCAAGAAGGACGTTACTACATAGGCGGACTTTTAGATCATGCGTCTGCATTATGCGCAATAACAAATCCAACAACAAATTCATACAAAAGATTGGTACCTAATTTTGAAGCGCCTGTCAATGTTTGTTGGGGGTTAGGAAATAGGTCTGCTGCAATTCGTGTACCAATGTATCTAAAAAATAGAGAAAAAAGTAAGCGAATTGAATATCGAGTGCCAGATCCTACTGCAAACATCTACTTACTTGAAGCGGCATTATTACTTGCAGGATTAGATGGAATTAAAAATAAAAAAGATCCAGGAGATCATGTGGAGGAAAATGTTTACAAGCTTAGCGCAGAAAAAAAGAGAGAGCTCAATATTGGATCTTTACCTACGTCGCTTAAGGAAGCATTAGATGCATTTCAAAGCGATATGAAATTTCTTGAAGATGTATTTACAAAGGACTTTCTTGATGCGTATACAGAATTAAAATACAAAGAGTATCATGCATTTGCACAAACTCCAACTGCATGGGAAGTTTCAATGTATACAGATGCATAG
- a CDS encoding CbtA family protein produces MKTALFLAIVLISGALAGTIHGVANLILVEPYLDTAIGIENQHLFASGEEKDTPEFRAEFDSYRYWQKGGQVLAGAILGTSIGALFGIVYAYSRSSLPGRTDLKKTFTLAAIMWLAIYFIPFLKYPANPPTVGDPETVILRSILYLSFITISGFGAVGFYQLYKKLQSQKKIVAFVGYAIFISIVFVVMPPNPDEISAPMELVNDFRTMSVIAVSVFWISVATILGVFWSKFRPDSQIKLEKY; encoded by the coding sequence ATGAAAACAGCTTTATTTCTTGCAATTGTTTTGATTTCAGGTGCTCTTGCAGGTACCATACATGGTGTTGCAAATTTGATACTTGTTGAACCATATCTTGACACAGCAATTGGAATTGAAAACCAACATCTATTTGCATCAGGTGAAGAAAAAGATACTCCTGAATTTAGAGCAGAATTTGATTCATATAGATACTGGCAAAAAGGTGGACAGGTTTTAGCTGGAGCAATTTTGGGAACATCTATTGGTGCATTGTTTGGTATTGTTTACGCATATTCTAGAAGTTCATTACCTGGAAGAACTGATCTGAAAAAAACATTTACACTTGCGGCAATAATGTGGTTGGCAATTTACTTTATCCCATTTTTGAAATATCCTGCAAATCCACCAACCGTAGGTGACCCTGAAACTGTAATACTGAGATCAATTCTGTATCTTTCATTTATCACAATCTCGGGTTTTGGCGCAGTAGGATTTTATCAATTATACAAAAAATTACAATCACAAAAAAAGATTGTTGCATTTGTTGGATATGCAATTTTTATTAGCATAGTGTTTGTAGTGATGCCTCCAAATCCTGATGAAATATCTGCACCTATGGAATTGGTAAATGACTTCAGAACAATGTCTGTAATTGCAGTTAGTGTATTTTGGATATCGGTGGCTACTATTTTAGGCGTATTTTGGAGCAAATTTCGACCTGATTCTCAAATTAAACTAGAAAAATATTAG
- a CDS encoding DUF4377 domain-containing protein: MKFTILLIILSVFFVFSIPLSYAEEIKTIFVGPNLIDCVGVGPQKCMQIRYDEKSEWTNFYDKITGFDFVEGNSYKLSVKVTDIANPPADASSKKYELVKIIEEKSSSRHVPYKNLCAPGFVSLGKICVLNDRCGPGIYAGKVCVIDGIKQPYLRPLQQGNAGIPAGSVICAEPLELIFKHDISPVCVNPESVNKLKERGWYIEKPIVACTLEYAPVCGMNAKTYGNMCTLNAEHVAMDHKGECVVEPTTGIFESTLDYTINPVVIGDKGYFVTEIANNVYWLVGSGYQTMFVTTGQGVVVVDAPQPIGEKYLDAIKDVTSEPITHMIYSHSHADHTGAVDKIFSPDITYVSHKQTADVLKQENGTRPIPSVTFDDSMYSLTVGEQTLELHYLGNFHSNGDVLILAPQQKVAMIVDLMRPDEPPYRAFGVTPDIDLYLKTHDVLESFDFDVLISGHTNLLATKDDIKTNKQFAESVMENAKNALDSNDPTGNCAQTTINQWEGKLGNLETFMADHCNAMINYLNEKP; encoded by the coding sequence GTGAAATTTACGATTCTATTAATCATACTGTCTGTATTTTTTGTATTTTCAATTCCATTATCATATGCTGAAGAAATAAAAACCATCTTTGTTGGCCCAAATTTGATTGACTGTGTTGGAGTTGGCCCACAAAAATGCATGCAAATAAGATATGATGAAAAATCAGAATGGACTAATTTTTACGATAAAATAACAGGATTTGATTTTGTAGAGGGAAACTCATACAAACTATCTGTTAAAGTAACAGATATCGCAAATCCTCCAGCTGATGCTTCAAGCAAAAAATATGAACTAGTAAAAATAATCGAAGAAAAATCTTCCTCAAGACATGTACCTTACAAAAATCTATGTGCCCCTGGATTTGTTTCACTTGGTAAAATTTGTGTATTAAATGATAGATGTGGACCTGGCATCTATGCTGGAAAAGTCTGTGTTATTGATGGAATAAAACAACCTTATCTGAGACCATTACAGCAGGGCAACGCAGGAATTCCTGCAGGTAGCGTGATCTGTGCCGAACCTTTAGAATTAATTTTCAAACATGACATATCTCCTGTATGTGTTAATCCTGAATCAGTTAACAAGCTAAAAGAACGAGGATGGTATATTGAAAAACCAATTGTTGCATGTACATTAGAATATGCACCTGTCTGTGGAATGAATGCAAAGACATATGGAAACATGTGTACCCTTAATGCAGAACACGTTGCCATGGACCATAAAGGCGAATGTGTAGTTGAACCAACTACAGGAATATTTGAAAGCACACTTGATTACACTATCAACCCTGTAGTTATTGGAGACAAGGGATACTTTGTAACAGAGATTGCTAACAATGTGTACTGGTTAGTTGGTAGCGGTTATCAGACAATGTTTGTTACGACAGGGCAGGGCGTAGTTGTCGTTGATGCACCACAGCCTATTGGAGAAAAATATCTTGATGCAATTAAAGATGTGACTTCAGAACCAATCACTCATATGATTTATTCACATTCTCATGCAGATCACACTGGTGCAGTAGATAAAATATTTTCACCAGATATTACATATGTTTCACACAAACAAACAGCAGATGTTTTAAAACAAGAAAATGGTACTAGACCAATACCATCTGTAACGTTTGATGATTCAATGTATTCTCTAACCGTTGGAGAACAGACACTAGAGTTACACTATCTTGGAAATTTCCACTCTAACGGGGATGTTTTGATTTTAGCTCCTCAACAAAAAGTTGCAATGATAGTTGACTTGATGCGTCCAGATGAGCCACCTTACAGGGCATTTGGTGTTACTCCCGATATTGATTTGTATCTAAAAACACATGATGTTTTAGAATCATTTGATTTTGACGTTTTAATTTCTGGTCATACAAATTTGCTTGCAACTAAAGATGATATTAAAACAAACAAACAATTTGCAGAAAGTGTTATGGAAAATGCAAAAAATGCTCTAGATTCAAATGATCCTACTGGAAACTGTGCCCAAACTACCATAAATCAATGGGAAGGAAAACTAGGAAATCTTGAGACCTTCATGGCTGATCATTGTAATGCAATGATAAATTATCTAAATGAGAAACCATAA